Proteins from one Podospora pseudoanserina strain CBS 124.78 chromosome 1, whole genome shotgun sequence genomic window:
- a CDS encoding hypothetical protein (BUSCO:EOG09263CG2; COG:A; EggNog:ENOG503NXM6) translates to MAVTADEVANVVLSEFKKLPAKRKPTVRGNGLHEWVPLSGIVAKGPAFLKCVALATGMKCLPASKVPQANGVAIHDWHAEVLALRAFNRFILDECKRLTLDSTFTSDFLCRTSSSSLPPFIWRPDVSLHMYCSEAPCGDSSMELTMASQHDSTPWSSPILLFEQPDGQLLGRGYFSHLGIVRRKPSRPDAPPTNSKSCSDKIALKQCTSLLSSLTSLLISPKNVYLTSLVLSESQYSETGCTRCYGFDFDSSPPGRMSCLTTKPPTWAEGYKTSPFKIETTQHEFDYSKRTVTARSDKISPSNLAVCWTYNEEVEEGIIGGVLQGRKAFDIKGASAVSRMKMWRLAVEVAEGLHGPEGELLKELKRGTYDEVKEQSVLLQSRRKVKEEVRGEALKGWVRNTGDGGFRL, encoded by the exons ATGGCAGTAACAGCAGACGAAGTGGCCAATGTTGTTCTCTCAGAGTTCAAAAAGCTCCCAGCCAAGAGGAAGCCAACTGTCCGTGGCAATGGCCTTCATGAATGGGTGCCCCTGAGCGGCATCGTTGCCAAAG GCCCAGCGTTTCTGAAATGTGTAGCCCTGGC AACCGGCATGAAATGCCTCCCAGCTTCCAAGGTCCCCCAAGCCAACGGCGTAGCCATTCACGATTGGCACGCTGAGGTCCTCGCTCTCCGCGCGTTCAATCGCTTCATCCTCGATGAGTGCAAACGCCTCACTCTAGACAGTACCTTCACATCAGACTTCCTCTGCCggacctcctcttcatcactcCCACCATTCATTTGGCGCCCAGACGTATCCCTCCACATGTACTGCTCCGAAGCACCCT GCGGCGATAGCTCCATGGAACTAACCATGGCCTCCCAACACGACTCAACCCCCTGGTCATCACCAATCCTCCTTTTTGAACAACCAGACGGTCAACTCCTCGGAAGAGGCTACTTCTCCCACCTAGGCATCGTCCGCCGCAAACCCTCCCGCCCGGACGCACCCCCCACAAACTCCAAATCCTGCTCCGACAAAATCGCCCTCAAGCAATGCACCTCACTCTtatcctccctcacctccctcctcatctcccccaagAACGTCTACTTGACTTCCTTAGTCCTCTCAGAGTCGCAATACTCAGAGACGGGCTGTACAAGATGTTACGGCTTCGACTTTGACTCCTCCCCGCCGGGAAGGATGTCCTGCCTTACAACCAAACCCCCGACCTGGGCTGAGGGTTACAAGACGTCACCATTCAAAATTGAGACAACTCAACATGAGTTTGACTACTCCAAGCGGACGGTGACGGCAAGAAGTGACAAGATCTCACCCTCCAATCTGGCTGTTTGTTGGACTTAcaacgaggaggtggaagaggggatAATAGGAGGAGTACTTCAGGGCCGGAAAGCATTTGATATCAAGGGTGCAAGTGCGGTCTCCCGCATGAAGATGTGGCGTTTGgctgtggaggtggcggagggtCTTCATGGCCCGGAAGGGGAGCTCCTCAAAGAGCTGAAAAGAGGGACGTATGATGAGGTAAAAGAGCAAAGTGTGTTGTTGCAATCTAGGaggaaggtcaaggaggaggtcagaGGGGAAGCTTTGAAGGGCTGGGTGAGGAACACAGGGGACGGCGGGTTTCGCCTATAA